The Paenibacillus polymyxa M1 DNA segment GGGAATTAACATCGCTATTGGCAAACTTGCTGTATATACAGCTGCGGCAGGCATTCATCCCGGGCGGGTACTGCCCATTGTACTGGATGTCGGCACGAATAACGAGAAGCTGCTGAATGATCCGCTGTACATCGGAAACCGGCATAAACGAGTTCGCGGAGAAGCCTATAATCAATTTATTGATACCTTTATCAGCAAAGCATTAACACAATTCCCGAAGGCGCTTTTGCATTGGGAGGATGTGGGTAGCGTGAACGCACGACACATTATAGGGAAGTACGGTCAAAACATTCTCACCTTCAATGATGACATCCAAGGCACAGGAGCAGTGACATTAGCTGCGATTGTTTCGGCGGTAGGTGTCACCAAAACTCCGCTACGTGAACAAAAAATACTTGTCTTTGGTCCAGGGGCAGCAGGAATCGGTAACGCCGACCAAATACGGGGTGCTATGATCAAGGATGGGCTTCCTGAGGAAGATTCATTCAAGTCGTTTTGGGCCTATGATTATCGTGGACTATTAACAGACGATATGGAAGATGTACTGGATTATCAGAAACCATATGTGCGTAAAAAGGAAGAAATCAGCTCATGGGCCCGATCGGAAGATGATAAAATACCGTTGCTGGAGGTCATTCGTCAGGTAAAACCCACAATCTTGATTGGAACTTCCGGTGTAGCGGGTGCCTTTTCTGAAGAGATTATCAAGGAAATGGCACAGCATGTGGAACGACCGATCATTATGCCCATGTCTAATCCTACCAACCTTGCTGAAGCGGTACCCGAAGATTTGATACGATGGACTGATGGCAAAGCATTGATTGCTACCGGAAGTCCCTTTGAGCCCGTCACCTATAACGGTACGAAGTTTGAAATTGGACAGGCGAATAATGCCTTTGTCTTCCCGGGGCTAGGTCTGGGCGCAATTGTGGTCAAGGCCAAAAGAATCACCCCTTCCATGTTTACCGCAGCAGCTGATGCCGTTGCCAACGCCGTAGATTCGAATGAACTTGGCGGTGCACTGCTGCCCCATATCCGAAAATTACGTGATGTTTCGTTCGCGGTTGCGGTTTCGGTAGCGAAGGCTGCAATTCAGGATCAGGTAGCTCAGGCACACATTTCAGATATTGAACAAGCCATTCGGGATGCGATGTGGAAACCGGAATATGTAAGGGTCAAAGCCGTGGAAAGTGTAATCCAGCACCCTCATTAATCCTTGACTGGAATCAAAGCAGTTTGACATAACCTAGGAACGAATGTACAGTATTAGTCAAAAGAATAGGAAAGTCCACTAGGGGAGCCATTATGGCTGAGACAAGAATGAACTTGGACCCTTTGAACCTGATCTAGTTCGTACTAGCGTAGGAAAGTGGAGCCTTCGTATATAAGGTTTCAAGCGTTTTCTGCGCATTGAACCTATGTTGAAGCCGCTCCAGTTTTCGGGGCGGCTTTTTGGCGTTGTTCCGAGAATTGTATCTTACGGGACTTCTTGTTCTCCATTTTTATTGGAGGTGGGGAAATGAGTTTTTCGCAAGAACTTCGTCGGCAGGCGGATGGCATTTTTCAAGCCATTTATGAGCATCCCTTTGTGAGAGGTATTGCTGAAGGAAATTTAACAAGGGAGCAGCTGATTCACTATGTAAAACAAGACTTTGAATATTTGAACGCCTACATGCGGATTTACGGCATCGCGATCTCCAAAAGCACAAGCCGGGAGGATATGGCTGTATTTAACGAACAGATCTCTTTTATTCTCAACAGCGAGGTTCATCCACATCAAAACTTTTGTGCTATCGCAGGTGTCACCTATGAAGAGATGCAGGGATATCCACTCGCTCCGTCCGCTCATCATTATATCCGCCATATGCTGACAGTCGCACATGAAGGTAGTCTTGGAGAAATCATGGCCGTGCTGCTGCCATGTCCATGGACATATCTTGAGATTGGACGCAGGCTAATGGATGAGGTAAGACCGGACGAGTCTCATCCATTCTATGAATGGATTTGTTTCTATGGAAACCAGATTGAAGATGTAACATCCAAATATCGCGAGCGTGTGGATGCTTGGGCGAATGTCGCCACGGCTGCCGAGCAAGAGCGGATGATTGAGCATTTTATGCTAAGCTGCCAGCTGGAATATATGTTCTGGGATATGGCTTATAAGCAGGAACAATGGCCCGTCCAGATGCGCGCTACGGTCTTGGAATAATCAGTAGAGATGAGAGAGGATAAACATGATGAGTATATGGGAACAAAGTTATTCGGATCTCCTGACAAAGGTACAAAATAGCAACCCCCTCGTTCATAATATAACCAATGTGGTGGTCACCAACTTTACAGCCAACGGCCTGTATGCGCTGGGCGCTTCCCCGGTGATGGCTTATGCACCCGAGGAAGTAGCAGATATGGCAAAAATAGCGGGCGCCGTCGTGTTAAATATCGGTACGCTGAACCGCGAGCTGGTAGATGCCATGATCATTGCTGGACAATCAGCGAATGCTCATGGTGTTCCAGTTCTGCTGGATCCGGTTGGTGCGGGAGCGACGAGCTTTAGAACCGAGTCAGCACTGCGGATCCTAAAAGAAGTAAAAATCTCACTAGTGCGAGGCAATGCAGCCGAAGTCGCCCATCTAATCGGAGAAGTCCGAGAGATTAAAGGGGTAGATGCAGGCAACAGTGCTGACAGCAGTAATGTCGATCTGGCAGTTCGGGCTGCACAAACGCTCCATACCATGGTTGTCATCACTGGAAAAGAGGACGTCATCACCGATGGGGTCGAAGTACGATTGATTAGTGGCGGAGACGCGCTGCTTACGAAGGTAACCGGAACAGGCTGCCTGCTGACCTCTGTGTTGGGTGCGTTTGCAGCAATTGAACCCAACCTGCTGCTCGCAGGTACAGCAGGTTTGGCATTTTACGGTGCAGCAGCTTCCCGAGCCGCAGCACATACTGCAAAACTGGGGCCAGGCAGCTTCCAGATAGCCTTTCTCGACGAGCTTGCCAAACTACATACTGGTTCCCTGGAGGGGCATGTCACGATCCGTGAAGCTGGAACAAGTACAACAGGTGGTGCGCGATGAGAGACGTGCATGTACCGAGAGCGCTGACGATTGCCGGTTCAGACAGCGGCGGCGGAGCTGGAATTCAAGCCGATCTCAAAACCTTTCAGGAGCTTGGCGTATACGGCATGTCGGCTATTACAGCCATTACGGTACAAAATACCTTGGGAGTTCACGGTGTATATCCGTTGCCACAGGAAGCAACAGCGCAGCAAATCGAAGCTGTAGGATCAGATCTTGGAGTCGATGCCCTGAAGACTGGCATGCTGTTTGACGCGGGCATCATCCGCCTTGTGGCCGAGCAAATTCGAAAGTTCGGCTGGGAAAAGGTTGTCGTCGATCCTGTAATGATTGCCAAAGGGGGCGCAAAGCTGTTGCAACCGGAAGCGGTGCAGGCGTTGAACGACGACCTGCTCCCCTTGGCCCTGGTCGTCACACCAAATATCCCGGAAGCGGAGGCCTTAACCGGGATAAGCATTCGTACGATAAAGGATCGCCGCGAAGCTGCGAGACATATTAGCAGCCTAGGACCCAAGTTCGTTGTGATCAAAGGCGGCCATGATGAGGAGAGCGAAAACAGCGGCCAAGTTGTTGACCTGCTCTTTGACGGAACAGCCTTCACAGAGCTGGGCGGCAAGCGGGTGCGAACTGTCCACACACACGGAACAGGATGTACGTTCTCAGCAGCGATTACCGCTGAATTAGGGAAAGGCGTGTCTGTACCGGAAGCTATTTTGAATGGAAGAGCCTTCATTCAGGCGGCGATTGAAGATACGTTGTATCTGGGCCAGGGACACGGTCCAACCAATCATTGGGCCTACCGCCGTCGTCAGGAGATACTCCAATGAGCGGCCGAATATTACCTGAGATCATGCGGCGGCATTTACAGATGTATCTGGTTGTTGGAAGCGTGAACTGCCTCGCGGAACCAAGTCGGGTCGTGCAGGAGGCTCTTGCTGGCGGTACCACCATGATCCAGTTCCGGGAAAAGGGCCGTAGCGCGTTAACAGGGGTTCCTATGCTCGAACTTGCGCGTCAGCTACAAGATCTGTGCCACCATGCTGGTATCCCCTTTATCGTCAATGACGATGTGGAGCTGGCTCTTGAGCTCAACGCCGACGGTGTTCACATCGGTCAGGACGATGAATCGGCTGATTCTGTGCGCGCCCGAATCGGAAACCGAATCCTTGGCGTCTCCGCCCATACGATTGAGGAAGCACGCCGGGCCATCCTTCAAGGTGCGGACTATCTCGGCGTCGGCCCCATCTATCCTACCATCTCAAAGGATGATGCTCATGCGGTGCAGGGTCCAGCCATTTTATATGAAATGCGCAAAGCGGGAATTGATCTGCCCATCGTCGGGATCGGTGGCATTACGATAGACCGTGTGAAGGAAGTGGTAAGTGCAGGTGCCGATGGTGTAGCGGTGATTTCGGCCGTGACGCAGGCAGAACAGATTCGAGTTGCTGCAGAGGGATTAAAGAAAAAGGTAGTGCTAAGCATCAAACATCCGGGGATGTCCCAAAAGCTATAAAATGCTATGTCCCTTCCTTCACCCCATTATGTCACTTTTATTGTTTACGCAAGAGCCTCATTTCCACTAATAAAGTAGAAATGAGGCTCTGTGTTGTACGCTACAAATAAAATAATTGCCATAGTCAAAAATACCACATCCCTCAAATGATACTGATTTTTAAGCGTTCCTATCCCCAGTGCACTTGAGCTCGTTGAATACCTGATTAACTATAAATATATGTCAATCGTCTTTTCTAATATTCCTATAACATTCGAAAGCAATTAGAAAACGAAACTTAATTATATTGATTTTTGGTTCCCCATTCACATAACCCTTCCAAAACAGGCAATAGTGTTTCCGCTTTTTCTGTGAGACTGTACTCAACTTTAGGTGGAACTTGGGGATACTCTTTCCGATTCACCAGACCATCCGCTTCCAATTCTTTTAGCTGTGAACTCAATGTTTTGTATGTAATAGCTCCGATTTGTCTTTTCAGATCATTAAAGCGAACCACTTGGTTTTCGGCCAGAAGATAAATAATAACCATTTTCCATTTACCACCAATAACTGACACTGTATAACCAAAAGGTGTATCTTCAATATTTTTAACTTTACCTTTAAATTCAGCCATACTCATATTCACACTATCCTTTCGGGTAGTACCTATCAAATTAGTGCGTACTACGTTTTTATTTGCGTTCAGTTTATACTAACCGTAATTTGAAGTAAAGGAGAGAAAATATGACTAGAACAATACGCCTCTTAATGCCGCAATGGCAAGGAGGAAACAATCCTAACTACTCTTTTGGAGCTGAACTGCTGGCTTGGCTAGCCCCAGACAATGATCAACCCCTTATTCATGTTCCGGTTCAAGCTTATGATGGAACTCCGCTTGACAACGAGAACGGTATGAATGGGAGAAAACAGCTACTTGAACAATTAGAGGCTGCTCAACATATCATTGACGCTCATAAGCCAGATCGCATTGTAATGTTTGGTGGTGACTGCTTAGTCGAACAAGCCCCGTTTGCCTATTTGAACGAACGATACGGTGGAGAATTAGGGCTAATTTGGATCGATGCTCACAGTGATTTAGTTAGATATGTGGGCTATGATAACGGACATACATTACCACTTGGGAATCTGTTGGGAGAAGGAGATGAGGAGTTTGCAAAACATGTGAAAGTTCCTCTTAAGCCTGAAAATGTCTTTATCGCTGGATTAGCGGCTCCTACAGAAGAAGAGACAAAAGCATTTTCAGAAACATTTCAAAAACTAGGTGTTACTACTATAGAAACAGATGCTGAAGTAATTCAAAGATTAGGGATTCGAACTGCTGGAACCAAAGAGTTAACGATCAGTACCGAATCAATAAAAGAGTGGATTACAGAAAGCGGCATCAAGCACCTGGCGATTCACCTTGATTTAGATGTACTTGATCCAAAATCATTTCGTTCTTTATTATTCGCCAACCCTGAAGCTCCCTATAATCTTTCTCCTGCGGGAACCATGCAAATACCTCAACTACTTCATCTGATTAAAGAACTATCTGAAGAAACCGATGTAGTTGGGTTAGGTATAACCGAGCATATGCCGTGGGATGCTATTAATTTAAAGAATCTGCTTGGAGAAATACCTATTTTAAATAATTAATTCTACTTACGATCTGTGCATTTATTCTGACGTTAATTTCGTAATGGAATTATGAGAGACCGATGAATTAGAGTACGTGCAAAGAAGGACTCCTCTGGAATTTATTCTATTATGGAGTCCCTTTTTTTATTTACTAATCCCTGAATAGCACACCGATAAGCGAAAAAGAATAACCAGGATATTAGGTGGTCGCTCGCTCTACTAATTTGAATTCCAAAGGATGTAATTCTTCATGAAGCCCCTCTAGGGCATTTCGAATCATGATGAATGCATTTTCCGCTTGTTTGTCAATCGGGTAATGAATGGTGGTTAAATCAAGCAAATGCGAAATTTCGATGTTATCAAAGCCCACCACTGCAACATCACTTGGTACAGAAACACCGAGCCTACGTGCTTCAGTCAAAAGCCCTGCAGCCAAATAATCGGTAGAACAAGCGAAGGCATCAGGCTTATTGGGCTGTTCGCTCCACCAGTGAGCAATTTGTTCACCCGCTTCCATTGAATTTAAATCATAAAAATGCGGGAAGGCATCAGCGTTCAAATCATATTTTTTGCAAAAATCATGATAAGCCCGTATGCGCTCCTTCGTATTCAGTCCCCTCATATTCCCGTATACATTCACAATGCTGCGGTAGCCTCTGGCATACAGATGCTCCAGCGCAAGCATGTACCCCTGATACTGATCCATAAATACAGATGGGATTGCATCAATGTTTACACGCTGCCACGTCACAATTGGACCATATTTGGTATAGTGTTCAATCACGCTCCATTCATTGACGCGAATCATACAGACCAAGGCGTCCAGTTGCTTTCTCCGCAGCATTTCCAGTGCTTCAAGCTCCCGCTCCTTCTCTCCATTCGTAATAAATAGTGCCATATTAAAACCATGCTCCTGAGCATAGGTTGTAAATCCACGCACAAATGAACCCAATGAATCATTAAAAGAAATTGAAATAATTCCTATGAGCTTGGTCATGCCCTTTTTTAATGAAACCGCATTCAAATTAGGTACATAATCCAGTCGGTCTATGACCTCCTGTACACGCTGCCTTGTCGGTTCACTTACGTACGGATGGTTATTAATGACACGGGACACCGTTGCCGAGGATACGCCCGCCAGCTTTGCAATTTCATGAATATTTGCCACATTTCTCACCTCGTTCTTTCTATTTTAGCATGTTCGTGTTTAGCATGTTCGTGGTCCCGTCCCTACAATTGTCACCTTCCCCAAATAAGTTTTTTAAAAGCGCTTGACCTGTAATGCATTACAGGGATTACAGTGAATTTGAGCTTAAGAAAGCGGTTTTAAAAAACATACTCAGGAGGCACTAACCATGAAAAAAGGCATAAAGATCGCAACCATTGGCGGAGGCTCCAGCTATACACCAGAATTAGTAGAAGGCTTTATCAAACGCTATGCAGAGCTTCCCATTCGGGAATTATGGCTGGTAGATATTGAGGCAGGACGCGAAAAGCTGGAGATCGTGGGGGCCATGGCCCAACGGATGGTGAAGGCCGCAGGTATTGATTGTGCAGTACATTTGACACTGGATCGTCGGGAAGCCTTGAAGGATGCCGATTTTGTCACAACACAATTTCGGGTAGGCTTGCTGGAAGCCCGGATTAAGGACGAAAGTATTCCGTTAAAACACGGCATGATCGGTCAAGAAACTAATGGGGCTGGCGGGATGTTCAAAGCTTTTCGTACCATCCCCGTTATCCTCAGTATCGTTGAAGATATGAAAGAACTGTGTCCGAATGCATGGTTGATTAACTTCACCAATCCTGCGGGTATGGTCACCGAAGCGGTACTTCGTTATGGTAAGTGGGATAAAGTCATCGGATTATGTAATGTTCCCATCGGTGCGATCAAGAGTGCATCGGCTGTACTGGACAAACCGGAAGAAGAACTGTTCTTTAAATTTGCAGGAATTAACCACCTTCATTGGCACAAAGTTTATGACAAAACAGGGGCCGAATTAACAGAGCAAGTCATTGAAGGACTGTACGCTCCAGGCGCAAAGCCAGAGAAGGTCGTTGAAAATATTAAGAACATGCGCTTCCTGTACGATCAGGTTCGTCAATTGAAAATGCTGCCTTGTCCTTACCATCGGTATTACTACATGACCGATAACATGCTCAAGGAAGAATTAGAGGAGGCCAAAAACGAAGGAACTCGGGGCCAAGTCGTTAAACGTCTGGAAGAAAGTTTGTTTGAATTGTACAAAGATCCGAATCTGGATTACAAACCAGAGGAATTATCCAAACGCGGCGGTGCACATTACAGCGATGCTGCATGTGAAATCATTAATTCCATTTATAATAACAAAGGCACATTGATGGTGGTTAGTACACGTAACAATGGTGCGATTGATGATGTCCCTTATGATAGCGCCATCGAAGTAACCAGTGTCATTCGCGCGCATGGTGCAGAGCCTGTAAACTTTGGCAAATTCCCACCAGCACAGCGGGGCCTGCTGCAAGTCATGAAGGCGATGGAAGAGCTGACCATTGAAGCAGCGGTCACTGGTGACTATGCGACAGCACTGCAAGCCTTCACCCTGAATCCGCTCGTTCCAAGCGGGGATATCGCCCAAACCGTGCTGGATGAATTGCTGGAAGCACACAAAGAACATTTGCCGCAATTCTTTGCTCATAAGGAAAAGGCGACAGTATAAAACCAGAATCAATCATACTGCCGGGATACAAAAAAGCTTCCTACATGTAGGAAGCTTTTGCTATACGTCCCAGGAGGGATACTCTCCCTACGGTCGAGACTGCGAAGTTTATGCTAACGATGCTTAGCTCCGACGTCCCCCCAAGGGGTTCTCATCCCACTGGAACAAAAAAAATCTTCCTAATATTGAATTAGGAAGATTTTGCTACGTCCCAGGAGGGATTCGAACCCCCGACCGACGGCTTAGAAGGCCGTTGCTCTATCCAGCTGAGCTACTGGGACAAGATGACAATCAATAAAACCTTATGTATTCAGTGCATTAGTTATTATATCATATTTTGACCAACTGTCAAAAGCATTTTTTCATTATACAGGAAAGCAGGCTGCAAAAGGAATCATTTGGACGCTAAAGGGGTATTATGTACAAAGAACGATGCCAAAAAGGAGGGGTGATCCGTGAGGGGCCTTTTGTCTTCACTTTGTTATTTCAGCATTTTTTTCGCACCTTTTCTGGTGCCGGTCATTGTGTGGATCGCAGTCCGGGATGAATATGTTCAGGGACACGCGAAAAAAGCCATTTTATCGCACATTTTCCCCATTATTGCGGCGATTCCGCTAGTGTATTTTATTATCACTGCCAATCATGCAGGTTCAGTTATCGGGTTTGTACTGCTATTTGTAGTGGTCTATCTCGGCGTTTTTGTTTATAACATCTACAAAGGGATCATGACGCTGCGTGAAGCGGCCTAATTCTAAAAGAAGCCTCCCATATTCGCAAATCTGACGAATACGGA contains these protein-coding regions:
- a CDS encoding DUF4870 domain-containing protein, giving the protein MRGLLSSLCYFSIFFAPFLVPVIVWIAVRDEYVQGHAKKAILSHIFPIIAAIPLVYFIITANHAGSVIGFVLLFVVVYLGVFVYNIYKGIMTLREAA
- a CDS encoding LacI family DNA-binding transcriptional regulator, with the translated sequence MANIHEIAKLAGVSSATVSRVINNHPYVSEPTRQRVQEVIDRLDYVPNLNAVSLKKGMTKLIGIISISFNDSLGSFVRGFTTYAQEHGFNMALFITNGEKERELEALEMLRRKQLDALVCMIRVNEWSVIEHYTKYGPIVTWQRVNIDAIPSVFMDQYQGYMLALEHLYARGYRSIVNVYGNMRGLNTKERIRAYHDFCKKYDLNADAFPHFYDLNSMEAGEQIAHWWSEQPNKPDAFACSTDYLAAGLLTEARRLGVSVPSDVAVVGFDNIEISHLLDLTTIHYPIDKQAENAFIMIRNALEGLHEELHPLEFKLVERATT
- the tenA gene encoding thiaminase II; the encoded protein is MSFSQELRRQADGIFQAIYEHPFVRGIAEGNLTREQLIHYVKQDFEYLNAYMRIYGIAISKSTSREDMAVFNEQISFILNSEVHPHQNFCAIAGVTYEEMQGYPLAPSAHHYIRHMLTVAHEGSLGEIMAVLLPCPWTYLEIGRRLMDEVRPDESHPFYEWICFYGNQIEDVTSKYRERVDAWANVATAAEQERMIEHFMLSCQLEYMFWDMAYKQEQWPVQMRATVLE
- the thiD gene encoding bifunctional hydroxymethylpyrimidine kinase/phosphomethylpyrimidine kinase, translated to MRDVHVPRALTIAGSDSGGGAGIQADLKTFQELGVYGMSAITAITVQNTLGVHGVYPLPQEATAQQIEAVGSDLGVDALKTGMLFDAGIIRLVAEQIRKFGWEKVVVDPVMIAKGGAKLLQPEAVQALNDDLLPLALVVTPNIPEAEALTGISIRTIKDRREAARHISSLGPKFVVIKGGHDEESENSGQVVDLLFDGTAFTELGGKRVRTVHTHGTGCTFSAAITAELGKGVSVPEAILNGRAFIQAAIEDTLYLGQGHGPTNHWAYRRRQEILQ
- a CDS encoding 6-phospho-beta-glucosidase, whose product is MKKGIKIATIGGGSSYTPELVEGFIKRYAELPIRELWLVDIEAGREKLEIVGAMAQRMVKAAGIDCAVHLTLDRREALKDADFVTTQFRVGLLEARIKDESIPLKHGMIGQETNGAGGMFKAFRTIPVILSIVEDMKELCPNAWLINFTNPAGMVTEAVLRYGKWDKVIGLCNVPIGAIKSASAVLDKPEEELFFKFAGINHLHWHKVYDKTGAELTEQVIEGLYAPGAKPEKVVENIKNMRFLYDQVRQLKMLPCPYHRYYYMTDNMLKEELEEAKNEGTRGQVVKRLEESLFELYKDPNLDYKPEELSKRGGAHYSDAACEIINSIYNNKGTLMVVSTRNNGAIDDVPYDSAIEVTSVIRAHGAEPVNFGKFPPAQRGLLQVMKAMEELTIEAAVTGDYATALQAFTLNPLVPSGDIAQTVLDELLEAHKEHLPQFFAHKEKATV
- a CDS encoding NAD-dependent malic enzyme, with protein sequence MEAFHVNRDGSLSTPLRGKDVLANPLLNKGVAFTEEERKELGLEGILPPTVLSLEKQSVRAYQQFLAQPTMLRKNASLNDLHNRNIVLYYQLLTDHLSEMLPVVYTPTVGTAIQEYSHEYNRPGGVYLSIDNPNGIGQAFYNSGLSSEDVDLIVVTDSESILGIGDWGVGGINIAIGKLAVYTAAAGIHPGRVLPIVLDVGTNNEKLLNDPLYIGNRHKRVRGEAYNQFIDTFISKALTQFPKALLHWEDVGSVNARHIIGKYGQNILTFNDDIQGTGAVTLAAIVSAVGVTKTPLREQKILVFGPGAAGIGNADQIRGAMIKDGLPEEDSFKSFWAYDYRGLLTDDMEDVLDYQKPYVRKKEEISSWARSEDDKIPLLEVIRQVKPTILIGTSGVAGAFSEEIIKEMAQHVERPIIMPMSNPTNLAEAVPEDLIRWTDGKALIATGSPFEPVTYNGTKFEIGQANNAFVFPGLGLGAIVVKAKRITPSMFTAAADAVANAVDSNELGGALLPHIRKLRDVSFAVAVSVAKAAIQDQVAQAHISDIEQAIRDAMWKPEYVRVKAVESVIQHPH
- a CDS encoding arginase family protein, which codes for MTRTIRLLMPQWQGGNNPNYSFGAELLAWLAPDNDQPLIHVPVQAYDGTPLDNENGMNGRKQLLEQLEAAQHIIDAHKPDRIVMFGGDCLVEQAPFAYLNERYGGELGLIWIDAHSDLVRYVGYDNGHTLPLGNLLGEGDEEFAKHVKVPLKPENVFIAGLAAPTEEETKAFSETFQKLGVTTIETDAEVIQRLGIRTAGTKELTISTESIKEWITESGIKHLAIHLDLDVLDPKSFRSLLFANPEAPYNLSPAGTMQIPQLLHLIKELSEETDVVGLGITEHMPWDAINLKNLLGEIPILNN
- the thiE gene encoding thiamine phosphate synthase — translated: MSGRILPEIMRRHLQMYLVVGSVNCLAEPSRVVQEALAGGTTMIQFREKGRSALTGVPMLELARQLQDLCHHAGIPFIVNDDVELALELNADGVHIGQDDESADSVRARIGNRILGVSAHTIEEARRAILQGADYLGVGPIYPTISKDDAHAVQGPAILYEMRKAGIDLPIVGIGGITIDRVKEVVSAGADGVAVISAVTQAEQIRVAAEGLKKKVVLSIKHPGMSQKL
- the thiM gene encoding hydroxyethylthiazole kinase → MMSIWEQSYSDLLTKVQNSNPLVHNITNVVVTNFTANGLYALGASPVMAYAPEEVADMAKIAGAVVLNIGTLNRELVDAMIIAGQSANAHGVPVLLDPVGAGATSFRTESALRILKEVKISLVRGNAAEVAHLIGEVREIKGVDAGNSADSSNVDLAVRAAQTLHTMVVITGKEDVITDGVEVRLISGGDALLTKVTGTGCLLTSVLGAFAAIEPNLLLAGTAGLAFYGAAASRAAAHTAKLGPGSFQIAFLDELAKLHTGSLEGHVTIREAGTSTTGGAR
- a CDS encoding winged helix-turn-helix transcriptional regulator, coding for MSMAEFKGKVKNIEDTPFGYTVSVIGGKWKMVIIYLLAENQVVRFNDLKRQIGAITYKTLSSQLKELEADGLVNRKEYPQVPPKVEYSLTEKAETLLPVLEGLCEWGTKNQYN